The Spinacia oleracea cultivar Varoflay chromosome 2, BTI_SOV_V1, whole genome shotgun sequence DNA segment GCAAACCAAGGTTAGCTTATAATTTATGCACCTTTTCTTAACAAAGAGGAGACCTTTGATGTTTTCTCTGGTCACGTCCACGTCTTACTTTAAATCAAGTATTTGCAATGATTTTTCTAATTGCCATTTCGAAATATGGGTTCGGCATTTTGCTCACACTACAGtgtgttgattttttttattaggttGTATGTGAATATATATTCTGACTCtcgtaacaaaaaaaaagaaaacaaaaaaaaacaagcatCCTATTGAGAATACTGTTTTAAGAATCCTAAGTTATGGAAGAAACACTTTGTTTTTCTATTTATAAAAAAGAATGAGTTCAGTCTGTCACCATCCACAGCAGCTGTTATCGGTTTACAGGGGGATACTCTTACCTTGTTGGGCAAAGAGATCCATCATCTCCTTTTTTCTCTAGGTTTCTCTGAACAGGTTGATTCTTAAGGGAGAGGAAactggtgatggtgatggtttTCATGTGGGTGAAAAGGAAGTCTATGTCACATTTGCAATTTATTGATGACTccgctttttttcttttttctctctgATAATTTAGAAAAATTTAGGAGTGCTTTATCTTTAGAATTTAAGCTAATCTTGGAGTTTAAGATTAATTGTTCATAGAGTTTCCTTGTCTGCGGAAAAGTCAACCctattcaatttaattaaaaggATTATTTGTATCAGCCCACTatatgggttgaaaatcccaacTCATGCctgcttttttttatttgtccGTAACCAATTTTTCCAGCTCTAGGAGGGAAATGACCCAAATGGGTTTTCCCAGTATGAATTGTAAGCAAGTTCGTAGTAAGCTGTTTATGGTGTTTTGGGATAGAGAGCTACTGGCTTTTTTCAGGGTGTTTGTGTCAATTGATTGCATTTTGTTATAgacaatatttttttatttgtttagaATGGCCTCAAGCAGCTGGAACTTTTAAGAAAATTTCCTTAACTGAGCTTTAAAGAAATTGAGTAAATTTGTCATTTCCTTTTCTTCTAAGCACCTTGTCTTTTGTAAGTTGCAGTTATTTTTGTCAAGCATTTTCTTCTTATTCAAAAAGATCAATTGCATATATATAACTCATACCTTTGTTCTCGACATGCTGCTTAATATTTTACTGGACTCCTTCTTACTCAGTGAGTTTCCTTTAGATAGATGAGCACATTGATATGTGATTATAACTTGTTCATGGTGCTGGTTTGCAGGTCATGAATCATAGCATCTCTCCGGAGTGGAAAGAAGCGTTTACATGGGCATTTGATGTGCCACCAAAGGGACAAAAACTTCACATCATATGCAAAAGCAAGAACACTTTCGGAAAGGTGATTAGAACTTTTCCTGATTGCTGTTATTACTTAAAGAAATTAAATCACCGAGATCCTTTTGACCCAACGGTGCTAGTGTTGGGTTGCTGACCGCAACACAAGTTCCGACAGGGAGAGGGGTTTACTTAATTTTCATTTGGATAAAAATTAACTTTTtgaacatactccctccgtccctaaaagattgccctATTGCAATTTTTTGGGTCAaactttgaaaactttaaccaTAAATTCTCGTTAGCctataagaaataatatagtcatgtgaggtcttgttagattcgttgcAATATATATTtcggaatatcaactttttataatttttgtgtGTAGAATTAGAGGTATTTACGTTTTAAGTCGTGTCTTGGAGACCGTGAAAAGTCAAATCGGACAATATTttaaggacggagggagtatatctcTAGTTGTTAACTGTGGTCTAGTAGCCATAAATCTACTTTGCTTGTTTCTTTCTGATGATGTGGTCCCTCTCTGCAGGCAACTCTAGGTAGAGTCACTATTCAAATTGATAAGGTAGTGACAGAAGGAGTTTACAGCGGATTGTTCAACCTTAACCATGACAGCAATAAAGATGGATCCAGAAAACTCGAAATTGAGATTATGTGGTCCAACAGATTATCCCATGATAGTCTATAAACACAAAATAATTAGAAGAAGGAAGTTCTATGAAGCGAGTGAAGTTGCAGCAACACTACCAGTGAAAAGTATTGATGGTGTGCTGTCCCTGTAAATCCAGAAGGTTCCTTGCCTTGTATGTACTCTCCCTCTAGTCCTATTTACAACATACAGTTTTGTAGTGAAGATTTTGTTGCCCATATAGTAGAATGTATAATCTTCATCAAGTGTTGAGGCGAAAAAACAAGCCGTATTTCCTGCAAGTCTCAAGTTGGTTGTACAGCTGAATTTTAGGTGCTAGGAAATCCAACATTTCTGGATAAGTTGTCCAGAAATCATATTCGTGAAATCGGaaagaaaggaaagaaaatgTATCATTTGCCTTCTCATATTTACTGTCAAGTTGGCATTCTGATCTTACAAAGTTTGAGGTGAGAATTGTGGTTGTATTATCTAAATGAAGTACAGTACATAGTATCAGAAAACTGGTCAATATTGCAATCTGTACCCCCAGCCAACGATTGGCCGTGCTTGAATTGTTCACATGAAGGTACGAGGTACGTTTCTTAATTTTCCGGTCCATTTTTGCTGTGAAGATAGTTTATTGATGCTAAATACTCATATTTATTTCAGCTAGTCATTGAAAAAGCATTTTCCTTTTAAGCAAGGTAGTTTGTCATGGAACCATCAGAGGTGTAAGTTCTGGTGGCTTCACTTGCTATGTGATGGAGATATTGGGCAGATTAATGCCCCTATCTGTTTGTTTAAGTTTTGCCCTTGAACCCTCCCTGACTTTCCAGTTGCCTCAAGCCTTGGCCCAATGCTAAGTAAAGATGGTCGTGGGCCTAAATGGAACCGGCACACGTCACTTCTGTGGGCCGAATATTTCAAAATGGGGCCCAGGCCATGTGCCTCATGCCAAGtcgtcgtgcctaagcctagtTTTACTAAATTTATCGTGTTTTGTTGGGTCAGGCCTCGGGCCATCCCGACCCACAGCCATCTTTAAAGCTTAGCAATTTATACATGGAATCCGTCTGTGGGTGTGCAGTCGTAGGTACAGGGTAGTAGGGTACATCCTTACTCCCGTAATGCGTTAAGTGAGCAACACTTCTCATTTCGAAACGTTGAACACGTATTTAGGGAATGCGAATGAGCAGAAGAAGTGTTCATTTGAAATGTAATGGTTAATATAATAATGTTCAGTTTGGGAGCCAAATGAGCATAAAAACCTGTCTTTGTTCAATTTACCCAAAATAATcgtaaatgttttaaagattttGAGTTATGCACAGCCCTATTTATCGGAATCATGTATATTTCAGATGTTAACCAGCCAGCTATGCAGGTTTACACTTGATCCACTTTCAAACATTTCGTAGCTAATTGGGCTTGACCCTATTTGGTAGATTGAGAAGCATATATAAAGTACTGATGCACCCGAatacaatattatttttttacgcGCCAAGAACCTGACTAGTTTGCAAGGATGGTGTAAAATTCAATTATGCCAATCATTTGGTAGACTGAGCATATACAAAGTACTTCGAAGTAATATTCCTACAGAGTACAACCGAACAAGAAAATTATCGTATTGCCCATCATTAGAAAGCAAACAAGACATGAAACGTGAAAACTGAATACTGAAGAGGTTCTGTGCAAATTTTTCATTTCTAGCTTCCCTTAATGCCCAGAGAAAAAAAACATTAAGCGTCTGAAAGTTCCTAACATTTCTTACCTAACATATCATCAACTAAACTTACTTAACATTTCAAGTTTTCAACTAACAAACTTACCTAACATTTCAAGTTTTCAACTAACAAACTTGCAGAGTTGCAGCCACGATAATTTACTCGAATAGACAATGGAGTTGCAAAGAGCCAAAGATCTAGCAGCCGAGACAAAGAAATGCTCATCAAAACACATTCGAACCCAGGAAGAGGTACCTTTACATGTGACTCTCGCTCTCCTTTACATATATTTGTTTGGAGGGTGGGAGGTTAAAGGTTCAAATTTTTACATGTTATACATGAAAGCTTGAACCAAACCTGGGGCCAAAATGAAACCTCTCAAATTCTGTTGCACTTCATAGGGACCATCTACTTTGCAGCCGCGACTAATGCAGAGCGAGCCTTTGTGAATGAGGCAATAAGAGATCCAAGCTGAACTTTGTCACTGCATCCAAAACTTAGTCTATACCTGCAACCAAAATGAATTgttactactccgtattacaAGTTGACAAATGAGTATTTCACAGATAACTGTAATTCTAAATTCAGATTGATTGCAATACCAGAAACCATACAGTGGCCAAGACTGCATAGGGTGACAAAAAATCAGAaatcgaaaaaataaaataaaaataataatgctTCCCTGTTGTCAACAAAAGTTTCATCAAGGGCAGGATGCAATTGCAAGCCAATGAATTTGACATCTACCCACTCACATACAATCTATTGAAGAGAAGCTCTTATTTTTCGCAGAACACCACACGAGTtctatgttactcggactctTTGTTTTACCTCAAGTACCTGTGTCAGATCCTCGACACTCAGACATGGGTATGGACACTCCGATACTTTTATTTTGGtctaaaatcaagaaaaatttcCACAATTTAGCTGCGTGGGACACTTGGGCACGTACCCGAGTCTGAGTAACATAGCCCAAGTTCACCAATGTATGTATTGAGAGGGGAGCTCTTGAAAGACACTGCCTTCTCAATAGAAATCCTTATCCAAAAAATTCAAATAGTAGAAAAAAAATTAGGCCTGTAACACTGCAAGGTTTTCAAGGCATTACAGTTCACAGTTGCGCAAGAGGAAATGATGCCAGTATAGTTGAGCCTCCACCTTGTACAATCATGCATAAGCACTTGAACATGCAACAACCAAAATGagaacaataaatttattaaaatattcatttttaagGTCTTAAAGTACTTTTTTAAGTTGATAATTAAAATACTTTGTATTAGTAATCTGTTATCTCTGTCAACACTGCTGATATATACTTATACATCTGTTTTCCTATCATAATCTCCAAGATCCAGCTTGCAGCACAACCCACACTGAGGGAATGGTGCTATACTTTATGAACAGGCCTCATCAACAACTCAACAAATTCACCATCATCTACGCCAACCCTGAGTTTCATCTTACTAGAAACCAAATGTTTCAAGAGGCACGTCTAAATACAAGAAATTATTTTCCAACTGCCCCAATCTATTGGTTTAAGCCATATAACTCAGCAATCACCACCTAGGTTGGTGGCCACTCCTTCGTGTCCTAAAAGAGACAACTACAGACTTGTCATAGACCCTCCAGGCACCTAATTCGTTGGCGAATCAGGTCATTAAATTCCTAATTGATATTCAATCTCTAGTATTGTGCTAAGAGCTACTCACAAATCTATAATCACATAACCAGATTGTATCCATGCAACAATATTGCACAATCTTCAGTAACCACTTGAATTCATGTGGGGAAATTAAGTGTCAATTAAGAAGGCCATAATGctcataataaatataaataaaaaataagatgcAGTATCACGTACTCTATATCAGCCATATCATTTATCAGTTGAACTCGAACATCAGCCGGCATTCTGATTCTAAAAACAAACCTGTTAACACCGAATTCAGCAAGTTAATACCGAACAGCTAAGAAGCTGGGTGAATAAATATAAGAAAGAAAACTCACATTGTTACTTCTCTTATGATGTCTACCAACGCCAATCCTTTTCTGGTCTTAATTTCAGAAATTCCTAAGGACGGTTAAGAATAACAAACAAACAGAAGGGCAGATAAAAAGAATCATATTAACCTGCCTTAACATTTAACGAACAAACACAATTAACTTATTGGATACGGCTGAAGCTAGTAGAAAAAGGCTCATTGAGAAGCCAGTATGATATCTGCTCAATATCCTTAGGCAGAGGATTTCCGGTGCACAGGTAAACTGCTTCTTCTGTTATTTGCGATGACGCCATGTGCGTTGACTGCAAGTAAAACAaagaaataattttgaaaaagtaAACAGGAAGTCGAAACTCAAAACTGATGCTACTggttatcaacaagaatcgttcACACTatgattataaaaaaaatcagtaATTGATGAGGAATGACATTGGATAATGTCCCAAATTGATACCACCATACCGCACAAAGAACATTAGctatatgaaaacaaaagtaATGCATTCTGCCTAAACTGTCAGTTGTTGCAGCTTAAATGCTTAATGCTGTCATGAGTGTTTACTAACTCATAAAACATTAGAGCCTTGAATGTGACATCTACGATTGCAAAGGGAAAAAAATGTGGAATATATTTAGCACTACTCTGAAAAAAGTCTGGCCATCAGTGAGGCGAGAAAAGGGAAGTTAACGGATTATTTAGTCCATATCTGCTGCAATTTTTAAAACCCAGAcataaaagtaatttcaaagaGGTTAACATACCTGTAAAATATTTAAAGCCTTTCGCATATCCCCAGTACTCAACCGAACAAGTGCAGCTAAGCCTGACTCAGTTACATCAAGCCTATGTAAGGAAACAAATATCACATGAGATTACGAGTTTTCTCACTGCAAATATAGAAcagaaaaacaataaaatcaacaTTAAAAGAACCACCAAGCACAGAAAATAATGCCATAAACAACATATTCAATGTAAACATTTtcttaaaataaaaagaatgataATGGCATGCCTTTTACCAATGGCATGGTTTACTTAGCAGTTAGCATAACAACATAAGTTTTCCCTAGTGCTGCAGAATAGTGCAAAcggatttattttatttataggaaGTTCGTGGTAGGGCAAAGGATACTGTTTGTATTTGGCATCTGCACATAATAGAATACCATACACTCACTCTAGTTTACGACTTACTATAAGAGAAACTATGACGAATAAACTTTTGTATGCCTGTGAATGTGATGGGCACTTGTGATCACAAAAGGAGAACAACGTTGCAGCAGATAATGCCAATAAAGTAGCCCAAGGAACAGATCAGGCAAATAACCCAATAATTTTAAAGAGTACAGTCACTATATTTAACTTTCCCAAAAAGGAATACTCTGCACAGCCAAATGGCATAATATGATTAATATGTAGAAAGAATGGAAAAAACTCATAAGTCATAACAGTCATAATGCAGTTAAATACCACTACAAGAGATCATGATCATTCAGGCATTAAAGACAAAGCTCTTGAACTCTTTCTAATATATTTATCTTTCTTCGATCTTTAATTTTTAATGGGTAGGTCGCTAAGCATTCTAACTCACCCTTCAGCCTCTATAACATGCTTAAGCCGCTCATTGACATGGATAGAATCCAGGGGAGCAAACCGGAAGCGAGTGCATCTTGACTGGAGTGCTGAAATGACCTTGTTAACGTTGTTACAGATTAGCGCAAATCTCGTGCTTTTTGTGTATTTCTCAATCACTATGTGCATGAAAACAAGACACTAAGTTAAACATGGTAACAGATGGAGGAGACAAAACAAGTAGAAAGACAGAGGGGAAAAACTAAACCAATACCTCGCCGTAAAGCAAACTGTGCATCCTTTGTCATCGCGTCTGCTTCATCCAGTAAAACTAATTTCACATGTGCCTTTGAACTGCCAATATCAAAGTAACAGCAATGATCATCATTTCAATCAACTGTGTGCTGCCAACTCAACAATGACCAAATACAAAAAAGCAATACAcccaacaacaaaataaaatatcaaATCTAATTCATTGCAATAAACAAAAAATCAGTTGGAAGCATGGGAAATGCATTTGAAATTCTGAAAATGAAAATATATGCAAGATGCTTAGATCCATTTCAAATCATACATACCAAATGTAAAAAATATAGGACATTCAGTGCGGCACAAAGTCATGCACAAACACACGTGCGCAAAGACGGGACACATCTATGATCTATTCTATATTTGAGTAATATCCTAAAGCGGAAGCCAGTAAAGCAGGTCTTCCCGCTTTCTCTCCAAAAGTTCCCTCCTGAACTCATCAAGACTTAAAGAATGACTTAGGGGGTTTATACAAGGATCTAATTGAGAATTACTCAActatattttaatttcctatgCAATCCTTTATTAATAAGTGCCTTGAAACGTAGAGTTTGTATATGAATATCTCAGCAATCATTTATTAACAAGTGCCTTGAAAAAGTAGAGTTTATAGATGCCAACTATTTTTACATGCATTATTCAATTAGCCACACGGCTGAGATATTACCTAGTGACTAGAATCATTTCACTGAGAAGTACCAGAAATGCCTTTAGATGGGCTGAACAAGCATTGTCAATGCCATCACTTATTCAAGTGAACCAACCAAAAAAATCCGGGCATGACCACAGTACTTCTTTTTGTCTCTGTCTACTTCAATTATTACCTATTGTAGCATGATTCATAAGCTGAAACCGCAAGGAGAAAGAGGGCACTTTAGACCTGTTAAATACATGACTTGAGGACTTATGGTTGCAACCACGAAAGAGACATTACTCACAACTCAAAAGAAGAAAAGACTCACACTGCCAAATTCTTTACTATGACTTCAAATTCCACAAACAGGTTGGGCACATCAGCACAACACTCTTAGTCCCTTGTGCAACCATTTCACATGTTAAGTGTAGTTGGTTATTCAACTATATGAGACACTTCATCACTTGAATATGAAATCAACCATCTCGATAGACCAAGAACttcgaaaaagaaaaacaaggcaGCCAAAAACATTCAAGCCCAACCAGCAAACACTTAATCTACAGCTGTAGAACGCTGCGTTAAACTTACTAGAAGTCTATTAGAACCTCAACGCCAAGTTTGATCCCACCCTATAAGCTTACACCAAACCCCTCCTCCGCCCCTCAAATATCATAGTCCTAGAGGTTTCTCAGCTGCATGTCacattatttttctatttaatttttGCAACTATAATTCCATTGATTAAGAAATTGATCAgcttcaaaaattccaaacacaAGCAAACATAATGAAATTTAAGAGAGTATTATTATGATATTATGGAAACAACCAAAGAATACATGACTTGAGGACTTATGGTTGCATCCACGAATGAGACATTACTCATaactcgaaagaaaaaaaaaaaggctcATACTGCCAAATTCTTTACTAGACTTCAAATTCCACAAACAGGTTGAGCACAACCCCCTTAGTCCATTGTGCAACCATTTCACATGTTAAGTGTAGTTGGTTATTCAACTATATAAGACACTTCATCACTTAAATATGAAATCACACCATCTCGAATAGAAAGGCGGCCAGAAACATTCAAGCCCAACCATCAAACAGTTAATCTACAGCTGTAGATTGCTGCATTAAACTTACTAGAAATCTATTAGAACCCCAACCCTATGTTTGTTCCCACGCTAGCACCCTCTAAACTTACACCAACCTCTCCTCAGGCCCTCAAATATCATAGTCCTAGAGGTTTCTCAGCTGCATGCCACATAATTTTgctatttaatttttttccttaCAGCTAACAAAACTATAATTCCATGGATTAAGCCCTTGATCAGCTTCCAAAATTCCAAACACATCAACACAAGCAAACATATATAAATCTAAGAGAGTATTACTATGATTTTGTGGAAACAACCAAAGAATACATACATAACCAAGAACAAAACGCCAAAAGTATATGTTTTCTtgttgaaaaataataataagttacCCAAAGGAGAAACTCTGTGTGCTGGCAAAATCCTGAATTTGCTGACGAACAACATCGATACCGCGTTCATCAGAAGCATTAAGCTCGAGAATCATGTTATGGAACTGATTCCCATAAAGCTTCCTCGCAACCGCCAAAATTGTCGACGTTTTCCCTGTTCCTGGAGGTCCGTAAAGCAGCAAATGCGGCAATTTATTCTCGCTCGTCAGTCTGTCAACTGCTCGCAAAACACAAATAATTAGAGTAAAGGGGGGaaacaaaccctaatttccgACAAATAAGAACAGAATTCAATTAAAATTGGGAGAATTACTGGTATCAATGATGTCACGATGTGCCGCAACGTCGGCGAGGGACTGAGGACGGTACTTTTCGACCCATAGGGTGGATCTTCCGTCGCCGGGAGCGACGACATTTTTGCCTTTGTTAGGCTTGATTAAAGGTTTGGGGATGGTGTCGTTGTCGCCCTCATCGACGTCCATGAGAGAGATTGTTTCCGCCATTGATGAATGTTTGAGGTTTAGGGTTTTGGGGAGGATACTAGTGAAGTGGAGAGAGAAATGAGTGTTAGAATTAGAATGGCTGAGTTACAGGGTTCTACGCTGGTCGTTTCACAAATTGGCGCCAAATTAGAATATAtttgttttttcctttttttttgtaataagGCACAAAGACATTATTAATAGGGCCGCAAACGAGCCGAGCAAATTCGAGTTTTACCTTGTTCCAGTTAAGCTTGATGAGGATAATTGTTCGAGTTTTGCTCGAGCTTGACCGAGCTTTACAATTTGTTACTCGAGTTTTGTTCGTTAAGCATCTGGTTGTCTCAAGTTCGATTCGAGCTCGCTCATTTAGCCGAGTCAACAATTCTAATATAATTCACTAAAAAATATAAGTGAATGAAGAAAGAGGATCACAGAAGATAAATTTCATAAAGTCGACCTCATCTTTGAGATAAGGTTATGGTTTTGTTTAATGATCGACTAACTTTTTAAAACTATTTGCACGGTTTATAAGAAATATTTGTGaccattaatattttattttcaacAATGGGATACACTGATGCAGTCATATTTTGCTCAAAGATTTTACGAGATCAAACCATTGTCAATACTATCCTATCTTAAACTAGTTTGGTCGTGCAAGTGTGATTTAGCCACTAAGCATAATGGATTTTTCTTATGCATAGAGATGCCTGGAAGAACATCAGTGTCGATGTCTTCCTTTGTTAAACCACTCGGCAACTCCCAGTCAAAAGAGTACAGCAAATTGGCAAGTGCTAACTCCGTGTTAGCAACACCAAGATTTAAGCCAGGACACATTCTTCTTCCAGCCCCAAAAGGAAGCAACTCAAAGTCACGTCCTTTGAAATCTATTGGGCTTTCCAAAAATCTCTCTGGCATGAATTTTTCAGGGTCATCGTTCCATGATTTAGGATCTCTTCCAATAGCCCACGCATTCACTTGTACTAACGTTTTGGGTAGAATATCATATCCTTTGATGGTGCTTTTTCTTATCGCTTCCCGTGTAACTAACAACGGAACTGCTGGATGTAGTCTTAATGCTTCCTTTACTACTGCCTTGAAATATTTAAGGTCCTTCAAGTCATCATTGTTTAAGCAACCCTTATtatgtgttgcattcctaagcTCTTCTTGTACTTTCTTCATTGAATTAGGGTTCTTCACTAGCTCTGTCATTGCCCAAATAACCATAACTACACTTGTATCTGTTCCTGCAATAAATATATtctacaaaaaaagaaaaaaagtatGACTTCAGTGAAATATGAAATGTGTATAGACAACCCAATAAGAAAGAAGAGAGTCAGGTTCACTTGATAAATCCATCGAAGGTTTCACACTAAAACCAATTGTCATATATGGGAGTAATTCCTCAAACTTATAAGTAGTTATTGTCTCTCTTCATTATCCAACGTGAGACAACACAAATGTAGTAACATTGAGTTTCAACATCTGTACGCAACAActaatctctattctataagatAACTCCTAATGTCATTCACGTAAATAACAATTTTGTGTCTCCCAATAAAACCGTACACCCTCTCACTAATTTCCCTTACATGTGAAGAGAAAATATTTATATATGAGGAGATGTGAAAGGAACAATCAACGGACATTAACCATTAAACACAAGATACACCTgggtgcacctaataatttACAAAGTACGAGTACTAACTTACCATTAAAACTGCTTTGATGTGATCCAAAGTGAGCTTAAATgagggttgttgttgttgttgttgttgttgttgttgttgtgtaaGGTGGAGTAAAATGTCGATAATATCCTCTCTATCAGATTTAGGCTTGTTTGGATCAAGATGGTCATGTATGATTTCTTCATAAAATGCATCCAAATCCTTGAATATCCTTTCAAGTCTAGACATTTTCCCATTTAGCTTATCAATAAGCCAACCAAAATAAGGAAAGTAATCCTTAAAAAAGAAGGTTGTAAACATGGCTTCTGCTTCATTTAGCAAGCTATGAAATCTGCTCTTCGACGCTTCATCATCCTCATACCTGTAAATACATACAAGCGTATCAGTGTTAATACACGTGATGCGTGCATGATATTTCAAACTAGGTAATGATCAGACTTATTATTTGACACTTTCTTTATAAGGAAACATATTGTATTTTTTAAAACAATTTACATACTGGTAAATGTGTTACGGAGTAATTTTTTATTGTAAATATTTGATATTGGGTGAATATtatattttaggaaaatatATAAGCGTGATATATTCTTCATGTATAACATTGTTAAaataatactttttttttttacaggtaAGAAGAATCATCTGGGTTGCCCTCGCATAATTAAGGCCCTCACCCAGAGGCTCATTACAAGTCTTACTATGTAATATATTCATATGAAATCTTATTATAACAGTCTCATTGATAGATTTATATTCCGTAATATccaactttttataaatatatttcctCTATTCTCTTTTAGCTACAACGTTAATTCTATTTTGTGTTGTTTTTTTTAGTTGCAACCTTTCTATTTTTGGCAACTTTACCCACTCGACTTTACCAAACTACCCTCATCCATATTCAACGACCCACATTTTCCTTAGTTATATCTAAAAAATGGGGCCTTGAAGGTAATTTATTCTCTATGtctttttttattctttacgtattTCGTTTTGGGTGTCTCAATTTACTCGTTACGTTAGGATTATTTCCTATTATAATATTACATAAATACTCAtactattttgtcaaaatttgtgtcaagtgattaatttaatcaatttaattcattaaattgagacatttaatctctcacaatTTTCCATTGAGACATTAAATCTTTCACATACA contains these protein-coding regions:
- the LOC110793459 gene encoding cytochrome P450 83B1, with the protein product MMMIFPLLAILFLTILYPYFLQKHKKNEPFHPPPGPKGIPFIGNLLQFETSKPHVYLAELSKIYGPILTLRFGRVPVVVVQSAKLAKEVLQIQDRNFCNRPLMVGMQRLSYNGLDIAFAPYNEYYREIRKISVVHLFSSKRVESFAQIREEEVSRMIKKITSLSCSSKIVNLSELLMVFACSNICRIAFGKRYEDDEASKSRFHSLLNEAEAMFTTFFFKDYFPYFGWLIDKLNGKMSRLERIFKDLDAFYEEIIHDHLDPNKPKSDREDIIDILLHLTQQQQQQQQQQQPSFKLTLDHIKAVLMNIFIAGTDTSVVMVIWAMTELVKNPNSMKKVQEELRNATHNKGCLNNDDLKDLKYFKAVVKEALRLHPAVPLLVTREAIRKSTIKGYDILPKTLVQVNAWAIGRDPKSWNDDPEKFMPERFLESPIDFKGRDFELLPFGAGRRMCPGLNLGVANTELALANLLYSFDWELPSGLTKEDIDTDVLPGISMHKKNPLCLVAKSHLHDQTSLR
- the LOC110797761 gene encoding replication factor C subunit 3, whose translation is MAETISLMDVDEGDNDTIPKPLIKPNKGKNVVAPGDGRSTLWVEKYRPQSLADVAAHRDIIDTIDRLTSENKLPHLLLYGPPGTGKTSTILAVARKLYGNQFHNMILELNASDERGIDVVRQQIQDFASTQSFSFGSKAHVKLVLLDEADAMTKDAQFALRRVIEKYTKSTRFALICNNVNKVISALQSRCTRFRFAPLDSIHVNERLKHVIEAEGLDVTESGLAALVRLSTGDMRKALNILQSTHMASSQITEEAVYLCTGNPLPKDIEQISYWLLNEPFSTSFSRISEIKTRKGLALVDIIREVTMFVFRIRMPADVRVQLINDMADIEYRLSFGCSDKVQLGSLIASFTKARSALVAAAK